Proteins from a genomic interval of Paenibacillus sp. RC334:
- a CDS encoding sensor histidine kinase: protein MRLKPPKPFADFSIRHKLFASYMMVIIIPFVVLLFLHLHLTANENEKQALYTAQKMLEETKSYLQYRAETVREVLNFIAFNDTVQTMVAEDPSRYEDVNLWGTDANRLARVLGKFRYNSDIETVQLYMKKGLASATENFDYLNMGKVEQSHWFKEFIASHSVLTWLPSSAFGEKEEGDEVSVLRLIPNVHNIQENDGIVRAQISQSTLRSVLDHAIATPYTSVVLFNDRGDILSTAGRFQHTSREFLDMLSQASTGREQDNYWADHLEFNGKRILLGLQAIPDTDMNIAMIVPYSDIQKSSNKMRNRLILIFSLIIPLTFILSYIVAGSATKRLRQLIRHVRKVKDGNFQISPLPSNQDEIGELTTNFNVMVENISRLIEETYTLGREVKNKELKALQAQINPHFLYNTLDLINIMAIESGNGEISKVVGQLALFYRLSLSNGSEIVTLESELRHIESYVSIQNMRFSNVITLILEVSPILLSCEVPKIMLQPLIENAILHGIMEKEVETGIIHVSAMEEKGDLVVDISDDGIGMEEEVLSTLLTKAISKRTGGFGIRNIQERLQLNYGLKYGLSFTSRPGEGTSVRIRLPKSVKM from the coding sequence ATGAGATTAAAACCCCCAAAACCGTTCGCTGATTTCAGCATCCGCCACAAGCTGTTTGCTTCCTATATGATGGTAATAATTATTCCCTTTGTCGTGCTGCTTTTTCTGCATTTACATCTAACCGCTAATGAAAATGAGAAGCAGGCATTGTATACGGCCCAAAAGATGCTGGAGGAAACGAAATCCTACTTGCAGTACCGTGCAGAAACAGTCAGAGAGGTACTGAACTTTATTGCCTTCAATGATACAGTGCAGACGATGGTAGCAGAAGACCCAAGTAGATATGAAGATGTCAATCTTTGGGGAACCGACGCTAATAGACTGGCCAGGGTACTGGGGAAATTTCGTTACAATTCAGATATTGAAACCGTTCAACTCTACATGAAGAAGGGGCTTGCTTCAGCTACAGAAAATTTCGACTATTTAAACATGGGCAAGGTAGAGCAGAGCCACTGGTTCAAGGAGTTTATCGCATCCCATTCTGTTCTCACCTGGCTACCCTCTTCCGCCTTTGGAGAGAAAGAAGAGGGCGACGAGGTATCGGTTCTGCGCCTCATTCCAAATGTTCACAATATACAGGAGAACGATGGTATTGTTCGCGCCCAGATCTCCCAGAGCACATTGCGCTCCGTGCTGGACCATGCCATTGCTACTCCATATACCTCTGTGGTCTTGTTCAATGACCGCGGAGATATTCTCAGCACTGCAGGCAGATTTCAACATACCTCCAGAGAGTTTCTAGATATGTTGTCACAGGCTTCAACTGGTAGAGAGCAGGATAACTACTGGGCGGATCATTTGGAGTTCAATGGAAAACGAATTCTGCTCGGACTGCAGGCTATCCCTGACACAGATATGAATATAGCGATGATTGTACCCTACTCCGACATTCAGAAATCCAGCAATAAGATGCGTAACCGGCTGATCCTTATTTTTTCACTTATCATCCCGCTCACCTTCATTCTGTCCTATATCGTTGCCGGTTCCGCAACCAAACGTCTGCGTCAGCTCATTCGGCATGTGCGTAAGGTGAAAGACGGAAATTTTCAAATCTCCCCTCTTCCGAGTAACCAGGATGAAATCGGTGAACTGACCACGAACTTTAATGTGATGGTAGAGAATATATCAAGGTTAATTGAGGAGACGTATACTCTTGGGCGGGAAGTGAAAAACAAGGAACTAAAGGCGTTGCAGGCTCAAATCAACCCGCATTTTCTGTACAACACGCTGGATCTGATCAATATTATGGCTATTGAATCCGGTAATGGGGAAATATCCAAAGTAGTAGGTCAGTTGGCGTTATTCTACCGCTTGAGCTTGTCGAACGGGAGTGAGATTGTCACCCTGGAGAGTGAACTGCGGCATATTGAATCCTATGTGTCAATTCAGAATATGCGTTTCAGCAATGTGATTACATTAATCCTCGAAGTATCGCCAATTCTGCTGAGCTGCGAGGTGCCGAAAATTATGCTGCAACCCCTGATTGAGAACGCGATTCTGCATGGCATTATGGAGAAGGAAGTGGAGACGGGGATAATTCATGTATCTGCTATGGAGGAAAAGGGTGATCTGGTCGTGGATATTAGCGATGACGGTATCGGCATGGAGGAAGAGGTGTTGTCGACTTTACTGACTAAGGCCATAAGCAAACGGACGGGCGGCTTCGGCATCCGGAATATTCAAGAGCGGTTACAGCTGAATTATGGACTGAAGTATGGATTGTCTTTTACAAGTCGCCCAGGTGAAGGGACCAGTGTCCGGATACGTCTTCCCAAATCAGTAAAAATGTAA